The sequence below is a genomic window from Denitratisoma sp. DHT3.
GGCGCCGTGCCGCTGACGCCGCTGTCGGTGGTGATCAATACCGAGAAGCTGACCGACCTGGGACCGGTGGAAGAGCAGCAGTTGCCCGGCGTCGACCGTCCCTATGCCACCGTGCGCACCGGCGCCGGCCTGGTGACCCGGCGCGTGATGGACGCGGCGGAAAACGCCGGCCTGGTCTTCGCCTGCGACCCCACCTCGGCCGACGCCTCCTGCATCGGCGGCAACATCGCGATGAACGCCGGCGGCAAGAAGGCCGTGCTGTGGGGCACGGCGCTGGACAACCTGGCCTCCTGGCGCATGGTCACCCCCGACGGCCGCTGGCTGGAAGTGGAGCGCATCAACCACAACCTGTCCAAGATCCACGATCAGGACACCGCCACCTTCCGCCTGAAGCGCTACGACGAAAGCGGCGAGAAGCTGCTGGGCGAGGAATTCCTCTCGGTTCCCGGCGCCCGTTTCCGCAAGACCGGCCTGGGCAAGGACGTCACCGACAAATTCCTCGGCGGCCTACCGGGTGTGCAGAAGGAGGGTACGGACGGCATCATCACCTCGGCGGTCTGGATCCTGCACAAGATGCCGCCGGTGACCCGCACCGTCTGTCTCGAATACTTCGGCCAGGTACGCGAGGCGGTGCCCTCCATCGTCGAGATCACCGAATATCTGAAAACCCGCCCCGGCGGCGCCATCCTGGCCGGCCTCGAACACCTGGACGAGCGTTACGTGCGGGCGGTGGGCTACACCACCAAGGCCCGAAGTGGAAAAGGCGGCCAAGGTCGGCCGAAGATGGTGCTGATCGGCGACATCGTTGGCGAGGACGAAGCGGCCGTGATGAGCGCCGCCTCCGAAGTGGTGAAGATCGCCAATGCGCGGGGTGGTGAGGGCTTCATCGCCGTCAGCCCCGAGACGCGCAAGAAATTCTGGCTCGACCGGGCACGCACCGCCGCCATCTCAAAGCACACCAACGCCTTCAAGATCAACGAGGACGTGGTGATTCCCCTGCCACGCATGGGGGACTACTGCGACGGCATCGAGCGCATCAACATCGAGCTGTCGATCAAGAACAAGCTCGAACTGTGCGACGCCCTGATCGACCTGCTGCAGGGCGACCTGCCGGTGCAGACCGGCGATACCGCCCTGGACAAGGAGGTGCTGCTGGGCGACCGGCCCGAGCGGGCGCGGGAACTGGTGGCCGAGGTGCGGCGCCGCTGGCAGTGGCTGCTGGATCATCTGGACCAGCCCCTGACCGAGGCCGAAGCCCGTTTCGCCGAATACGGCGTGAATGCCGGCCCGCTGGTGAACAGTGCCGCCAGTCCGACGCTGTTCCATCGCCTGCAGGACTTCTCGGTGCGGGTCTCCTGGAAGCGGGAACTTAAAAAACCCCTGGACGCCATCTTCAACGGCAGCACGGATCGCCCCATCGTCGAGCGCCTGGAAGCGCTGCAAAAGGAAGTGCTGCGCGGCAGGGTTTTCGTCGCCCTGCACATGCACGCCGGCGATGGCAACGTGCACACCAACATTCCGGTCAATTCCGACCACTACGCCATGCTGCAGACCGCGAACGCGGCCGTGGAGCGCATCATGTCGCTGGCCAGGAGCCTGGGCGGCGTGATCTCCGGCGAGCACGGCATCGGCATCACCAAGCTGGAATTCCTCGCCGAGGAGGAGATCCGCCCGTTCCGCGAATACAAGCAGAAGGTGGACCCGGAGGGCCGCTTCAACAAGGGCAAGCTGATGCCCGGCGCCGACCTCGCCAACGCCTATACGCCGTCGTTCGCCCTGCTCGGCGTCGAATCGCTGATCATGGAACAGTCCGACATCGGGCGCATTTCCAACATGGTCAAGGACTGCCTGCGCTGCGGCAAGTGCAAGCCAGTCTGCTCCACCCACGTGCCACGGGCCAACCTGCTCTATTCGCCGCGCAACAAGATCCTCGGCACCGGCCTGCTGATCGAAGCCTTCCTCTACGAAGAGCAGACCCGGCGCGGCATCTCGCTCCGGCACTTCGACGAATTCGGCGACGTGGCCGATCACTGCACCGTCTGCCACAAGTGCGCCAATCCCTGTCCGGTGGACATCGACTTCGGCGACGTTTCCGTCGCCATGCGCAATTTCCTGCGTCAGCAGGGCAAGAAGAAGTTCGTCCCCGGCACGGCGCTGACCATGGCCTTCCTCACCGCCACCGATCCGGCCACCATCAAGCTGATGCGGACCGGCATCACCGGCGTCGGCTACAAGCTGCAGCGCCTGGGCTACCGCGTCGGCAAGGCGCTGGGCCTGACCCAGGAGGCGGTCGCGCATCCGCCCGCCACCCTGGGCCGCCCCGACGTCAAGACGCAGGTGATCCACTTCATCAACAAGCCGCTGCCGCGCCATGTGCCGGCCCGCACCTCCCGCGCCCTGCTCGACATCGAGGACGACACGCTGATCCCGGTGATCCGCAACCCGCAGAAGACCACCGAGGAATCGGACGCCGTGTTCTACTTCCCCGGCTGCGGCTCGGAGCGGCTCTTCTCCCAGGTGGGCCTGGCCACCCAGGCCATGCTCTACGACCTGGGCGCGATCACGGTGCTGCCGCCGGGCTATCTGTGCTGCGGCTATCCGCAGACCGCGAGCGGCGAAGAGGACAAGGGCCAGAAGATCACCACCGACAACCGGGTGCTGTTCCATCGTGTGGCCAACACCCTCAACTACCTGGACATCAAGACGGTGATCGTCTCCTGCGGCACCTGCATGGACCAGTTGCAGAAATACGAATTCGAGAAGATTTTCCCCGGCTGCCGATTGCTCGACATCCACGAATACCTGCTGGAAAAGAACATCAAGCTGGAAGGCGTGAGCGGCACCCGCTACCTCTATCACGACCCCTGCCACACGCCGATGAAGACCCACGCGCCGATCAAGGTGGCGAACACCCTGCTCGGCGGCGGCGTCGAACTCTCCGACCGCTGCTGCGGCGAGTCCGGCTCCCTGGCCGTCTCCCGCCCCGACATCTCGACCCAGGTGCGCTTCCGCAAGCAGCAGGAGATCGAGCAGGGCGTCGCGCGCCTGCGCCAGGGCGGCGACCAGGCGCCCTTCACCGGCGACGTGAAGATCCTCACCGCCTGCCCGTCCTGCCTGCAGGGGCTGTCCCGCTACGAGAACGACGCCGGCGGCATCGAGGCCGACTACATCGTGATCGAGATGGCCCGCCACCTGCTGGGCGAGGACTGGATGCAGAACTACGTCGCCGCGGCCAACCGCGGCGGCATCGAGCGCGTGCTGCTCTGAGGTTCGAATGACCGTCCCGGCCGGACAGGGAGGGGCGCGTCCGGCCGGGCGATCGCGCGCCGCTGGAGCAGCCTTGCGCCCGACGAACTCCGGAGAGCCGCCATGCCCGACCGCATCCGCCAGATACTGAGCCAGATCAGCGCCCTCGACGAGGAGCTGCGCACCGCGCTGCACGAACAGGAAAGCCGCCTGCGCTACAAGATCCAGGGCCGGCGCGTGCACTTCGAGGAGCACATCCGCGCCGCCCACCGCCGCCTGCGCATGGGGCTCGTCCGCTGGCTGCTGGAGAGCCGCGTCCAGAGCCTGGTCTCCGTCCCCATCATCTACGGCATGGCCCTGCCGCTGGTGCTGTTCGATCTATGCATCACCTTCTATCAATGGACCTGCTTCCCCCTCTACGGCATCAAGCGGGTCCGGCGCCGGGACTACTTCGTCTTCGACCGTTCCCACCTGGCCTATCTCAACCTGTTCGAAAAGATCAACTGCGCCTATTGCAGCTATGGCAACGGCCTGCTCGCCTATGCCGCCGAGATCACCGCCCGCACAGAACAGTACTGGTGCCCGATCAAGCACGCCCGCAAGGTGCTGGGCGCCCATGGCCGCTATGCCCACTTCCTGCCCTACGGTGAAGCCGCCGACTACCAGGACCGCCTGGCCGAGTTCCGGCGCGCGCTGAACGAAAAGACCGACGGCGACGGCTGAGCCCTGGCTGATCCGATGACCGGCTCGCCTCCGCGTCGGAGACGCGCTATGCTCAAAGCGTTCTTCACTCCACCCGTACCGCCATGTGCCAACTGCTTGGAATGAACTGCAACACGCCGACGGACATCTGCTTCTCCTTCGAGGGATTCCGCAGTCGGGGCGGGCTGACCGATGTTCATACGGATGGCTGGGGCATCGCCTTCTTCGAGGGGCGCGGCGCCCGCACCTTCCTCGACCCGCGCCCCTCCAGCCAGTCGCCGGTCGCGGATCTGGTGCGGCAGTATCCGATCCGTTCCAAGAACGTGATCGCCCACATCCGCAAGGCCACCCAGGGACCGGTCGGCCTGGAGAACACGCATCCCTTCCAGCGCGAGCTGTGGGGCCATTATTGGATCTTCGCCCACAACGGCAACCTCGACGCGTTCGCGCCGCCCCTGGACGGCAGCTTCATCCCGGTCGGCGACACCGACAGCGAGCGGGCGTTCTGCTGGCTGCTGCAGAACCTGGCGGAGAACTTCTCCGCGATGCCCCGCAGCGACGTGCTGCACCAGACGCTGCGGGAGCTGACGCGGGAGATCGCGCCCCACGGCGAGTTCAACTACCTGCTGTCGCAGGGCGACGCGCTGTTCGCCCACTGCTCGACGCATCTTTGCTACATCGTCCGCCAAGCCCCCTTTTCGATGGCCCATTTGAAGGATCAGGACGTTTCGGTGGACTTCAGCGAAGTGACCACGCCCGCCGACCGGGTCGCCGTGATCGCCACCGCGCCGTTGACCGACAACGAGGAATGGACGCCGATCGCGCCGGGCACGCTGATGATGTTCCTGGACGGCGCGCCGGTACTCTGAGTCCCCCCAGAAAGCCTCGCTGCGCTCAACTTGCCCCTCAAGGGGCAAGAAAACTCGGGGCGGCTCTTCGTTTTCTTGAACGGGCGCGCCGGACGCTGCCTCAGAGCAGCACGATGTCGAACTGCTCCTGGGTGTAGCTGGCCTCGGCCTGGAGCGAGATCGGCTTGCCGATGAAGTCCGACAGCATCGCCAGGGACTGCGACTCCTCCTCCAGGAACAGATCGACCACCGCCGACGCGGCCAGCAGCCGGTATTCCCGGGCATTGAACTGGCGCGCCTCGCGCAGCAGTTCGCGCAGGATCTCGTAGCACATGGTCTGGGCGGTCTTGATCTCGCCCCGCCCGCCGCAGGTCGAGCAGGGTTCGCAGAGAATGTGGGCCAGCGATTCGCGGGTGCGCTTGCGGGTCATTTCCACCAGCCCCAGGGCGGTGAAGCCGTTGACGGTGATGCGGGTGTGGTCGCGGGCCAGGGCCTTGTTCAATTCGTCCAGCACCGCGATCTTGTGCTCCCCGGACTCCATGTCGATGAAGTCGAGCACGATGATGCCGCCCAGATTGCGCAGGCGCAGCTGGCGGGCGATGGTCTGCGCCGCCTCGAGATTGGTCTTGAAGATGGTGTCGTCGAAATTGCGCAGCCCCACGTAGCCGCCGGTGTTGACGTCGATGGTGGTCATCGCCTCGGTCTGGTCGATGATCAGGTAGCCGCCGGACTTGAGTTCCACCCGCCGCGCCAGCGCCTTCTGGATCTCGTCCTCGACGCCGTACAGGTCGAACAGCGGACGCTCGCCCGTATAGTGCGCCAGCAGCGGCAGCACCTGCGGCATGTACTCCTCGGCGAAGAGCGTCAGTTTCTGGAAGTTCTCCCGCGAGTCGATCAAGATCCGGGTGGTCTCCGGCGTCACCAGATCGCGCAGCACGCGCTGGCCCAGCGTCAGATCCTCGTGCAGGAGGAAGGGCGGCGCGGTGGACTGGGCGCGGTTGCGGATTTCGGCCCACAGGCGGCGCAGGTAGGCGATGTCGGCGGTCAGCTCGGCGTCGCTGGCGTTCTCGGCCATGGTGCGGACGATGTAGCCGCCGGTTTCGTCGGCGGGAACCAGGGTCTGCAACTTGTGCTTGAGCAGCTCCCGCGCCGCGTCGTCGCCGATCCGCTGCGAGATGCCGATATGCCTTTCCTGGGGCAGGTACACCAGCATCCGCCCGGCCAGGGAAATCTGCGTGGTGAGGCGGGCGCCCTTGCTGCCGATCGGGTCCTTGAGCACCTGCACCACCAGGTGCTGCCCCTCATACACCATGCGTTCGATCAGGCGCGCCTCGCCACCATGGCCGTTGCGCTGCTCCCAGATGTCGGCCACGTGCAGGAAGGCCGTGCGCTCCAGGCCGATCTCGACGAACGCCGACTGCATCCCGGGCAGCACCCGCACCACCTTGCCGCGATAGACATTGCCGACGATGCCGCGGCTGCCGGTACGCTCGATATGCAGTTCCTGCACCACCCCCTGCTGCATCAATGCAACGCGGGTTTCCTGGGGGGTGAAATTGATCAGAAAGGATTCGCTCATGGCGGCGTCGACGAAGAGGCTGGCTGCGGCATTCTACCCACCCGCCTACAGCGGGTAGCCGAAGCGCCGCAGCAGCAGCACGGTTTCGCACAAGGGCAGGCCGACGATGCCGGACGGCGAGCCGCGTATCTCCGCCACGAACATTGCGCCGCGCCCCTGCAGGCCGTAGGCGCCCGCCTTGTCCATCGGCTCGCCGCACGCCACGTAACGCTTGATCTCGTCCGCCGCCAATTCCCGGAAACTCACCTCGCTGACGCTCAACGCATGCTCGATGCGGCCCGGCGTCGCCACCGCTACCGCCGTCAGCACCCGGTGACTGCGGCCCGACAGGCGCGTCAGAATGGCGTGGGCGTCGGTCTCGTCGCGCGGCTTTCCGATGATGCGACCGTCCAGATCCAGGGCGGTGTCGGCCGCCAGCACCGGACGCGACAGCAAATGCCGTTTCCGGATCTGCTCCTGCCCATGAACGGCCTTGGCGCTGGCCACCCGCAGCACGTAATCCTCCGGCAACTCGCCGGGCAGGGGTGTTTCATCAACCTCCGGATCGGCGCGCTCTGCGCTGCGGAACAGCAGCAGGTCGAAACGGACGTTGATCTGGGTCAGCAGCTCGCGCCGCCGGGGACTGCGGGAAGCCAGGTAGATGCGGGATTCGACGGGCGCGCTCATGGATTACCGCGAAATAGTCAATTGAAACGGCAAGTCAAATGTTCGCGCGCAGCGAGTCGTCATTGCCACCTCCCCCAGAGAGGGGGGCGAAGGCGGGGTTTCGCGAAGCACTGCTTTGCGCCGCCGTAGCCGGTCGGCTGTGCAAAGCCGACCGTGGGCAGCTGGGAGAGGGAGGGCCTTCCTGCCCTCCGCGTATTTCATGCTCCGGGACGAAAAATTAGTTTCCATGAGCAATCGTCTCACTCGCGGTGGTAGGGATGGCCGCGCATCAGGCTGACGGCCCGATACAGGGCCTCGGCCAGAATCACGCGCACCAGGGCATGGGGCAGGGTCAGGCCGGAGATGCGCACCCGCTCGTCCGCTTCCTGCCTGAACGCCGGGTCCAGACCGTCGGGACCGCCGATCAGGAAGGCCACGTCGTCGCCTTCGTTCAACCAGCGCTGAAGCCGTTCCGCCAAGCCGCGAGTGGTCAGCTCCGTTCCCCGCTCGTCCAGGACGATGCGACGGCAACGCGCGGGCAGCGCCGACCGCAGCCGCACGGCTTCGGCCGCCATCATGGCCGCCACCGGCTTGCCCTCGGCGCGCGGTTCGGCCTTCACTTCCAGCAATTCAAGAGGCAACTCGCGCGGCATCCGCTTGGCAAACTCGCCGTAGCCGGCGCTCACCCAGTCGGGCATGCGCGTGCCGACCGCCGCGATCAGCAATTTCACGCTTGATCCGGACTCTTCGCGGCACCGCTCCGGCTGCGCCGGACGGACGCGGGCTTGGCGCGGGGCACGGGCGCTTCCCCATCCCCGTCGCCGGCTTCCTCGTCGGCGCCGGCCGCCGCGCGCCTGGCGCCCGACCGGCGGGCGCCGGCCTGCCACAGTTCCTCCAGGTTGTAGAAACTGCGGACCGCCGGCTGCATGACATGGACCACGATGTCGCCCAGATCCACCAGCACCCATTCGCCACCCGCCTCGCCCTCGACCCCGATCACCTCGCCGCCGGCTTCCTTCACCTTGTCATGGACATTGCGGGCCAGGGCCTTGACCTGGCGATTGGAGTTGCCACTGGCGATCACGATGCGCTCGAAGAGCGAGGTGAGCCTGGCGGTGTTGATGACTTCGATGTCCTCCCCCTTGATGTCCTCCAGGGCGGCGACGACGATTTTCTGTAGCTTGCGGATATCCATTCAAGAAGCCTGATAAAGATGGTTGCGATCAATATAGTCAAGCGCCGCGTCCGGCAGCAAATAGCGGATGCTGTCGCCCTGCGCCAGCATCCGGCGGATCGCGGTCGCGGAAATGTCGAGCGCCGTGATCGAAAAGGGCAGTATCCGACCGGCCGGCACGGCCGCCAGTTCCCCGGCGTCCCGAGCCTGGCGCCGCTCCAGTTCCCCGGCCAGGAGCGCCGGCAGCGCCGCGGCGTCGAGGTCGTGGCCGGGGCGCGTCGCCACCGCCAGATGGGCCAGGTCGAACAATTCGCGCCAGCGATGCCAGGACGCCAGGCCGAGGAACGCATCGGCGCCCACCAGCAGCACCAGCGGCCGCGCGGCGCCGAAGCGCTCGCGCAATCGCTCCAGGGTGGGTACGGTGTAGCTCGGCTGCGGGCTCTCGGCCTCCAGGGCGATCACCTCGAACGCGGGGTTGCCCTGCGCCGCCAGGCGCGCCATGGCCAGGCGATCGGCGGCGGGTGCCTGCGGCGCCGAGCGATGGGCGGGCCGGCCCGCCGGGATCAGGCAGACCCGCTGCAACCCCAGGCGGACGCGGGCCTCCTCGGCCAGGCGCAGGTGTCCGTAGTGGATCGGATCGAAAGTCCCGCCCAGGAGGCCGATGGGTTTGCGATCCTCCTCACGCATCGGCGCCGAAGACATCCCGATAGCTCAGGTACACGCTCGCCATCAGCACCGGCGCCAGCACCAGCATCATGAGCATGCGCAGGACCATCGCCACGCCGCCGGCGACGGCGCCCGACAGCAGGCTGGCCAGCACCACCAGCAATCCCGGCAACACCACGCCGATCGCGGCGATCACCAGGCCGTAGACGGCAAAGGCGCGCCAATTGCGTATCGTGGCGACGATGCTGAAGAACACCGCCTTGGCCGGTGCGACGCCCGCCCAGCCGGTCAGCATGGGAGCGAACCAGAAAGCCAGCATCAGCGGCATCGCCAGCACCAGCATCAGCAGCGCCAGACGCAGCAGCTGTTCGGGGTCGGGCTGCGCCAGATCCACGCTTTCCAGGCCCGACAGCGTCAGCATCAGCAACAGCAGCAGGGACGCCAGCAGATTGAGCCCCCCCAGCTGCAACAGTGCCTTGCGCTGTTCGCGCAGCCCCTGGAACAGGGTGCCCGGACGCAGTGCGCCGAAGGCGTCGATCTCGCGGCAGCCGTTGGCGACGATCAGGGTCATCGTGGGCAGGGCCAGGGTCAGCAGGAACGGTCCTATCAGGGGCAACAGATTGACCAGGAGGATGACCAGGAAATAGCCCAGCGTCAGGGCGGTCATCAGGGGCGGATTGGCTCGGAAAAGGCGGAATCCCGCCACGAGCCAGAGGACGCCATGGCGGGCGGGAAGACGGTGGGCCTGCATGAAGCTATGAAGAAGTCACAGAAAAATGTCGCGGTAGGAAGCGTAGACGGAGCCGACCACCACCGGCACCAGGACCAGCAGTCCCAGGCCGAAGGGAATCGCGGCGATGAAGCCGAGGACGAAAACCACCACGCCATACACCAGGAAAGGCAGAACGTTCTTCAGGCAAGCGGAGAAGCTGCCCTTGAGGGCCGCCAGCGGCGCCGCATCGCCGAGCATCACCAGCGGCACGGCGAACCACAGCGCCATGGTCAGCGGCACCGACAGCGCCATCACCAGCAGCCAGGCCATCAACATGCCGCCGACGGCCAGGGTGGCGCCGGCCACGGGCGCCACCTGCCCGCTCCACAGCCCTCCCATCATGGCGCCGCCGCCGATCAGGAAGGCGGCCAGGGCGATCGCCACCATCGCGGCCACGGAGAGCAGGCCCAGGGTGATCAGGTTGCCGGTGTTGGCGCGAAAGCCGGCGAGCAGCGTGTCGAACTGCAAGTCCTCGTCCCGCTCCTGCGCCGCGCACCCCGCCATCAGGCCGCCGAGAAAGACCGGCATCAGCAGGGCCGAGGCGATGCCGCCGAAAAAGGGCACCAGATGCAGCAGCACCTGAATGACGAACAGCACCACGGTCAAGGCGATCCAGATCGCCGGCGCCGCCCGGAACATGCGCCAGCCGTCGGCCAGCCACTGGGTGCCGCGCTCGATGCCGACCGTCCTGGGTTCACGGGGGGACTGTGCGGTTGGCACGATGGAGGTGGTTTCGTCGCTCATGGCCTTAGCGTGAACTAGTCAATTGAAACGGTAGGTCAAATATTCGAGCGCAGCGAGCAAACCGGTCACCGCCCCCGGAGAGGGGGAGGCTGGGAGGGGACAGGCCTGCCTGCCCTCCGCGTATTTCATGTTTCGGAGCGAGAATCCTGCGTCCATGAGCGGTCAATTCCAGGTCCGGATCACCCACATCGGCGGCTGCACGCTGGGGCCGAGCGCATCGCGGCGGGCCCAGGCGCCCTTGCCGTCCTCATCCACCAGATAGTAGGGCACGCCATGGCGGGGCGTGACCTTGAGCATGTAGAGGCGGCCGTTGATCCGGTATTCCTCGACCTTGTCCTCGCCCCGCTTGGTGATGGTCACCTGCGGCTCCAGTTCCTGGTCCAGCGCCACGCCGGGCGGAGGCGGCGGCACCTCGGGCAGCGGTTCCAGATTGTCCGGGCGCTTGGCGGCCGTGTCGGCCCAGGCGGGCAACGCGGCGGCGAGCAGGATGAGAAGCGTGAGGCGGCGCATGGGGTTTCCTTTCGAAATGCCGTCCGATTCTAGCAGAGGCACCGGATTCACAAATTGAGCAGAAGCTCGTGCTCCGCCGGCAGATGAGCGAAGCCGCGCCGCTCGTAGTGGCTGAAAATCGCCTCCACCACCGCCTCGGGTTCATCGATCACCTGCAGCAGGTTCATGTCGTCCGGATGGATCATGCCTTCCGCCACCAGCCGGTCGCGGAACCAGTCCACCAGCCCGCCCCAGAACCCGCTGCCCACCAGGATCATCGGGATGCGGGGCGACTTGCCGGTCTGGATCAGGGTCAGCGCCTCCAGCAATTCGTCCAAGGTGCCGAAACCGCCGGGCATCACCACGTAGGCCGAGGCGAGCTTGACGAACATGTACTTGCGGGCGAAAAAATGCCGGAAGGTCTGGGAAATGTCCTGGTAGCGGTTTTCCTTCTGCTCCATCGGCAACTGGATGTTGAGGCCGATGCTGACGCTCTTGCCGTCGAAGGCCCCTTTGTTGGCGGCCTCCATGATGCCGGGGCCGCCGCCGGAGATCACCGAGAATCCCGCGTCGGAGAGCAGCCGGGCGATTTTTTCGGTCAATTGGTAATACTCGCTCTCGGGCGCCACCCGGGCGCTGCCGAAAATCGAGACCGCCGGCCGCACCTGCGCCAGCCGGTCGGTGGCCTCGACGAACTCTGCCATAATGCCAAAGACGCGCCAGGCCTCGCGGGCGTTGGATGTCGGAGCTGCGGAAGGTCGCTCGAAGGGGGACGGCAACTTGTCTTTCGCGCTCATGAAACAAAACCTTTTCCGGTTAACAACTGCAAGAGAATACGGGGCACCGCACCCGGCGCCGCCCCTGTCCTCCGGTGAATGCTCTCCATGACCAAGCTGCTCCTAGTCGACGGTTCCTCCTACCTCTATCGCGCTTTCCACGCCCTGCCGGACCTGCGCAACCGCGCCGGGGAACCCACCGGCGCCATCTACGGCGTCATCAACATGCTGCGCCGGCTCGAAGCCGATCATAGCGCGGAGTACCGGGCCGTGGTGTTCGACGCCAAGGGCAGGACCTTCCGCGACGACTGGTACCCCGACTACAAGGCCCACCGCCCGCCGATGCCGGAGGACCTGGCGGCCCAGGTCGAGCCGCTCCACGCCTGTGTGCGGGCGCTGGGTTGGCCGCTGCTGATGGTCGAGGGCGTGGAGGCCGACGACGTGATCGGCACGCTGACCCGGCAGGCCGCCGCCGAAGGCATGGAGTGCATCGTCTCCACCGGCGACAAGGACCTGGCGCAACTGGTGAATTCCCGCGTCAAACTGGTGAACACCATGACCAACGAAGTGCTGGACGAAGCCGGCGTGGCGGCCAAGTTCGGCGTGGAGCCGCGACGCATCGTCGACTATCTGGCGCTGGTGGGGGACGCGGTGGACAACGTGCCCGGCGTGGAAAAAGTGGGGCCCAAGACCGCGGTCAAGTGGCTCGCCCAGTACGGCTCGCTCGACGCCATCATCGCCCATGCCGGCGAAATCAAGGGCGCCGTGGGCGACAACCTGCGCCGCCACC
It includes:
- the rlmH gene encoding 23S rRNA (pseudouridine(1915)-N(3))-methyltransferase RlmH, which codes for MKLLIAAVGTRMPDWVSAGYGEFAKRMPRELPLELLEVKAEPRAEGKPVAAMMAAEAVRLRSALPARCRRIVLDERGTELTTRGLAERLQRWLNEGDDVAFLIGGPDGLDPAFRQEADERVRISGLTLPHALVRVILAEALYRAVSLMRGHPYHRE
- a CDS encoding class II glutamine amidotransferase, yielding MCQLLGMNCNTPTDICFSFEGFRSRGGLTDVHTDGWGIAFFEGRGARTFLDPRPSSQSPVADLVRQYPIRSKNVIAHIRKATQGPVGLENTHPFQRELWGHYWIFAHNGNLDAFAPPLDGSFIPVGDTDSERAFCWLLQNLAENFSAMPRSDVLHQTLRELTREIAPHGEFNYLLSQGDALFAHCSTHLCYIVRQAPFSMAHLKDQDVSVDFSEVTTPADRVAVIATAPLTDNEEWTPIAPGTLMMFLDGAPVL
- a CDS encoding DUF3683 domain-containing protein — encoded protein: MSARLREIPYNYTSFSDREIAIRLLGAESWRVLDQLRSQRVTGRSARMLYEVLGDIWVVQRTPYLEDDLLANRHRREALVEALRHRLNEIEKRRAGNEAVAGLLGAAREAVARFEDWFATTARLRKRVLRTLARHTRRDNIRFDGLSRVSHVTDATDWRVEYPFVVLMPDTEEEIGPLVRGAIELGLTIIPRGGGTGYTGGAVPLTPLSVVINTEKLTDLGPVEEQQLPGVDRPYATVRTGAGLVTRRVMDAAENAGLVFACDPTSADASCIGGNIAMNAGGKKAVLWGTALDNLASWRMVTPDGRWLEVERINHNLSKIHDQDTATFRLKRYDESGEKLLGEEFLSVPGARFRKTGLGKDVTDKFLGGLPGVQKEGTDGIITSAVWILHKMPPVTRTVCLEYFGQVREAVPSIVEITEYLKTRPGGAILAGLEHLDERYVRAVGYTTKARSGKGGQGRPKMVLIGDIVGEDEAAVMSAASEVVKIANARGGEGFIAVSPETRKKFWLDRARTAAISKHTNAFKINEDVVIPLPRMGDYCDGIERINIELSIKNKLELCDALIDLLQGDLPVQTGDTALDKEVLLGDRPERARELVAEVRRRWQWLLDHLDQPLTEAEARFAEYGVNAGPLVNSAASPTLFHRLQDFSVRVSWKRELKKPLDAIFNGSTDRPIVERLEALQKEVLRGRVFVALHMHAGDGNVHTNIPVNSDHYAMLQTANAAVERIMSLARSLGGVISGEHGIGITKLEFLAEEEIRPFREYKQKVDPEGRFNKGKLMPGADLANAYTPSFALLGVESLIMEQSDIGRISNMVKDCLRCGKCKPVCSTHVPRANLLYSPRNKILGTGLLIEAFLYEEQTRRGISLRHFDEFGDVADHCTVCHKCANPCPVDIDFGDVSVAMRNFLRQQGKKKFVPGTALTMAFLTATDPATIKLMRTGITGVGYKLQRLGYRVGKALGLTQEAVAHPPATLGRPDVKTQVIHFINKPLPRHVPARTSRALLDIEDDTLIPVIRNPQKTTEESDAVFYFPGCGSERLFSQVGLATQAMLYDLGAITVLPPGYLCCGYPQTASGEEDKGQKITTDNRVLFHRVANTLNYLDIKTVIVSCGTCMDQLQKYEFEKIFPGCRLLDIHEYLLEKNIKLEGVSGTRYLYHDPCHTPMKTHAPIKVANTLLGGGVELSDRCCGESGSLAVSRPDISTQVRFRKQQEIEQGVARLRQGGDQAPFTGDVKILTACPSCLQGLSRYENDAGGIEADYIVIEMARHLLGEDWMQNYVAAANRGGIERVLL
- a CDS encoding Maf family protein is translated as MSAPVESRIYLASRSPRRRELLTQINVRFDLLLFRSAERADPEVDETPLPGELPEDYVLRVASAKAVHGQEQIRKRHLLSRPVLAADTALDLDGRIIGKPRDETDAHAILTRLSGRSHRVLTAVAVATPGRIEHALSVSEVSFRELAADEIKRYVACGEPMDKAGAYGLQGRGAMFVAEIRGSPSGIVGLPLCETVLLLRRFGYPL
- a CDS encoding BPSS1780 family membrane protein, which codes for MQAHRLPARHGVLWLVAGFRLFRANPPLMTALTLGYFLVILLVNLLPLIGPFLLTLALPTMTLIVANGCREIDAFGALRPGTLFQGLREQRKALLQLGGLNLLASLLLLLMLTLSGLESVDLAQPDPEQLLRLALLMLVLAMPLMLAFWFAPMLTGWAGVAPAKAVFFSIVATIRNWRAFAVYGLVIAAIGVVLPGLLVVLASLLSGAVAGGVAMVLRMLMMLVLAPVLMASVYLSYRDVFGADA
- the rsfS gene encoding ribosome silencing factor, whose translation is MDIRKLQKIVVAALEDIKGEDIEVINTARLTSLFERIVIASGNSNRQVKALARNVHDKVKEAGGEVIGVEGEAGGEWVLVDLGDIVVHVMQPAVRSFYNLEELWQAGARRSGARRAAAGADEEAGDGDGEAPVPRAKPASVRRSRSGAAKSPDQA
- the nadD gene encoding nicotinate-nucleotide adenylyltransferase encodes the protein MREEDRKPIGLLGGTFDPIHYGHLRLAEEARVRLGLQRVCLIPAGRPAHRSAPQAPAADRLAMARLAAQGNPAFEVIALEAESPQPSYTVPTLERLRERFGAARPLVLLVGADAFLGLASWHRWRELFDLAHLAVATRPGHDLDAAALPALLAGELERRQARDAGELAAVPAGRILPFSITALDISATAIRRMLAQGDSIRYLLPDAALDYIDRNHLYQAS
- the rng gene encoding ribonuclease G — its product is MSESFLINFTPQETRVALMQQGVVQELHIERTGSRGIVGNVYRGKVVRVLPGMQSAFVEIGLERTAFLHVADIWEQRNGHGGEARLIERMVYEGQHLVVQVLKDPIGSKGARLTTQISLAGRMLVYLPQERHIGISQRIGDDAARELLKHKLQTLVPADETGGYIVRTMAENASDAELTADIAYLRRLWAEIRNRAQSTAPPFLLHEDLTLGQRVLRDLVTPETTRILIDSRENFQKLTLFAEEYMPQVLPLLAHYTGERPLFDLYGVEDEIQKALARRVELKSGGYLIIDQTEAMTTIDVNTGGYVGLRNFDDTIFKTNLEAAQTIARQLRLRNLGGIIVLDFIDMESGEHKIAVLDELNKALARDHTRITVNGFTALGLVEMTRKRTRESLAHILCEPCSTCGGRGEIKTAQTMCYEILRELLREARQFNAREYRLLAASAVVDLFLEEESQSLAMLSDFIGKPISLQAEASYTQEQFDIVLL